In Nymphaea colorata isolate Beijing-Zhang1983 chromosome 3, ASM883128v2, whole genome shotgun sequence, a genomic segment contains:
- the LOC116250115 gene encoding DNA repair protein UVH3, giving the protein MGVQGLWELLAPVGRRVSVETLAGRKLAIDASIWMVQFMKAMRDERGEMIKNAHVLGFFRRICKLLFLRTKPVFVFDGGTPALKRRTVIARKRLREKAHAKIRKTAEKLLLSHLKARKLEELVEEMKNRTSGNDDPKGKGVIDGDDSVRESSKGARGIPNQETLDAMLAASLAAEEDGRFDGIASTSACGGIEAEDASDEEEMIYPVGQGKVDPTVLAALPPSVQLDLLVQMREQLMAENRQKYEKAKKAPEKFSELQIQAYLKTVAFRREIDEVQKSAGGKGVGGISSSRIASEPNREFIFSTSFTGDKQLLTSFGVDNDRGIKNPTEGNNLPASAASGHVSSAAQGNSARAVVGDESGKGFGYGVETYTDEQGRVRVSRHRSLGIRMTRDLQWNLDMMKEMEKRNISEAGKLTVNAEGPVGRECPGNVHHSGGTLEEGSGLRPANLEKVVEQLTEGSNHCLMETPSGSRSPLQISFFEDELNDDDGDLFTNLVADTVASDDHLENVHPATGLTHPDPVCSASRSMEHHHLLNSQDLNDGVRMESCNKQVAVKCSSDDEEVDWEDAPPQHPPPPVDDASRASKEEEADIQEAIRRSLDDYGVKTSKGLKCSSDDEEVDWEDAPPQHPPPPVDDAFRASKEEEADIQEAIRRSLDDYGVKTSKGLEVSNSEFQSSQADDKKMGLSLDSSMDVDNSTEASEIETSKDARKELTSLNCINGFKRGTSDSSDTVLVSSISRAPRIDKKPCLLDDQSEICQPSEASTGGEMTFENRIAVPDGFIGAVLSPPATSESQETEMEKEHFLDAKVREGSALMRSVNDASTISSEKSGNVVRNALDAYVESGLKKDSCDAPSLTSESEICCVRLHEHAHSEAANAVCDEKLHDDLVVEETVIQPSLGDEMARLRQEQMSLGDEQRKLERNAESVTNEMFSECQELLQMFGLPYIIAPMEAEAQCAYMELIGLVDGVVTDDSDAFLFGARNVYKNIFDDRKYVETYFMKDIEAELGLTREKLVRMALLLGSDYTEGVSGIGIVNAIEVVHAFPEEDGLQNFREWFDSPDPSIVEKVHSDNGKASRKKSSKESSSSDDFKANADTFAVDDNVLQSHQNELHESSIPKLKEIFMEKHRNVSKNWHMPPSFPSEPVISAYMSPQIDKSSEPFSWGKPDLSELRKLCWEKFGWANQKADELLLPVLKEYNRHETQLRLEAFYTFNERFAKIRSQRIQKAVKGLTGKRSSHLMVDSGTVEDDRAMASEGNGDSGAKEIKGFNRQSVKQATGRETKSKSARAGLVGSEASAEREDKYVVGSSDSVANEWKDSHRQALKQPNISGTKRKSVEAGLVGSETCSESEECQSNKMKSPKQRRGVRGKMQKKYAGNANVDRFQDVKVRQLSNPRRSGRSRKPVVYSVDDVDSESPSSQEKYNHLDDTNQEPFSDEDFGKKDSAEARPDDNSPREYLFTGGGFCLDEDDSNVSDLNEISHEKLLDGGPSIISSVDTEQIEVENLQKQQELGGDPAACKPGSNETTELHTLQSDVNLRALPSLRRRRKPA; this is encoded by the exons atggGAGTGCAAGGCCTCTGGGAGCTTCTTGCTCCGGTGGGTCGCCGAGTCTCCGTGGAAACACTTGCAGGAAGAAAGCTCGCCATCG ACGCGAGCATATGGATGGTGCAGTTCATGAAGGCGATGAGGGACGAGCGCGGAGAGATGATCAAGAACGCCCACGTTCTGGGGTTCTTCCGTCGGATTTGTAAGCTTCTCTTCCTCCGGACCAAGCCCGTGTTCGTATTCGACGGCGGCACCCCGGCCCTTAAGCGCCGGACTGTCATCGCCCGGAAGCGGTTGCGCGAGAAGGCCCACGCCAAGATCCGGAAGACGGCCGAGAAGCTTTTGCTCAGCCAC CTTAAGGCGCGGAAATTGGAAGAATTGGTGGAAGAGATGAAGAATCGGACGAGCGGCAATGACGATCCTAAGGGGAAAGGTGTCATCGACGGGGACGATTCAGTGCGAGAGAGTTCCAAGGGGGCACGGGGTATTCCTAATCAAGAAACCCTAGATGCAAT GCTGGCAGCATCCCTTGCTGCAGAAGAGGATGGCCGGTTTGATGGGATTGCATCTACATCTGCTTGCGGAGGCATTGAAGCTGAAGATGCAAGTGACGAAGAGGAGATGATCTAT CCGGTAGGTCAAGGAAAAGTTGATCCAACAGTTTTGGCTGCTCTTCCTCCCTCGGTGCAATTGGATCTTCTTGTTCAG ATGAGAGAACAACTAATGGCAGAAAACAGGCAGAAGTATGAAAAAGCAAAGAAG GCACCAGAAAAATTTTCTGAGCTGCAAATACAAGCTTATCTAAAAACTGTTGCATTTCGCCGAGAGATAGATGAAGTTCAAAAGTCTGCTGGTGGAAAGGGAGTTGGAGGCATTTCATCTTCCCGGATTGCTTCTGAACCAAACCGGGAATTTATATTTTCGACATCCTTTACTGGTGATAAACA ACTTTTGACATCATTTGGAGTTGATAACGATAGAGGTATTAAGAATCCAACTGAAGGAAACAATTTACCAGCTTCAGCTGCTTCTGGACATGTTTCTTCTGCAGCACAAGGAAATAGTGCTAGGGCCGTCGTTGGTGATGAATCTGGGAAAGGTTTTGGTTATGGAGTTGAAACATATACAGATGAGCAGGGGCGGGTTCGTGTAAGTAGGCACAGGAGCTTGGGAATCCGTATGACACGGGACTTGCAATGGAATTTAGATATgatgaaagaaatggagaaaagaaatatAAGTGAAGCGGGTAAGTTGACTGTGAATGCAGAAGGACCTGTAGGGAGAGAATGTCCTGGAAACGTGCATCATTCAGGTGGTACCCTGGAGGAGGGCAGTGGACTTAGACCGGCTAACTTGGAGAAGGTTGTCGAACAACTTACGGAAGGAAGTAATCATTGTTTGATGGAAACTCCTAGTGGAAGCAGAAGCCCTCTCCAGATATCATTCTTCGAAGATGAACtcaatgatgatgatggtgatctGTTTACAAATTTAGTTGCTGATACTGTAGCTTCAGATGATCATTTGGAAAACGTTCATCCAGCCACTGGTTTGACACATCCTGATCCTGTTTGTTCTGCAAGTAGGAGCATGGAGCACCACCACTTACTGAATAGCCAGGATCTGAATGATGGTGTAAGAATGGAAAGTTGTAACAAGCAAGTAGCAGTTAAATGTAGTAGTGATGATGAGGAGGTGGACTGGGAGGATGCACCTCCCCAACATCCGCCCCCTCCAGTTGACGATGCTTCCAGAGccagcaaagaagaagaagctgataTCCAGGAAGCAATTAGGCGAAGTCTAGATGACTATGGAGTAAAAACCTCCAAGGGCCTTAAATGTAGTAGTGATGATGAGGAGGTGGACTGGGAGGATGCACCTCCCCAACATCCGCCCCCTCCAGTTGACGATGCTTTCAGAGccagcaaagaagaagaagctgataTCCAGGAAGCAATTAGGCGAAGTCTAGATGACTATGGAGTAAAAACCTCCAAGGGCCTTGAAGTTTCAAATTCAGAATTTCAAAGTAGTCAGGCTGATGATAAGAAGATGGGTCTTTCATTAGATAGCTCCATGGATGTTGATAATTCTACTGAAGCGTCTGAGATTGAGACATCCAAGGACGCAAGGAAAGAACTGACATCATTGAATTGTATTAATGGATTTAAAAGGGGCACCTCTGATTCTTCTGATACAGTCTTGGTATCATCAATTTCACGTGCACCTAGAATTGATAAGAAACCATGCTTGCTTGATGATCAATCTGAAATTTGTCAACCATCTGAAGCTTCAACTGGAGGTGAGATGACTTTTGAGAACAGGATTGCTGTACCAGATGGATTTATAGGCGCAGTTCTTAGTCCACCTGCAACCTCAGAATCACAAGAAACTGAGATGGAGAAAGAGCATTTTCTTGATGCTAAGGTAAGAGAAGGGTCAGCCTTGATGAGATCAGTAAATGATGCTTCTACAATTAGCTCTGAAAAGTCAGGGAATGTTGTAAGAAATGCCTTGGATGCTTATGTGGAGAGTGGCTTGAAAAAGGATTCTTGTGATGCTCCTTCTCTCACTTCTGAATCAGAAATTTGTTGTGTTCGCTTGCATGAGCATGCTCATAGCGAGGCGGCTAATGCTGTCTGTGATGAAAAGCTTCATGATGATCTTGTTGTTGAAGAAACGGTTATCCAACCAAGCTTAGGTGATGAAATGGCACGTTTGAGACAAGAGCAGATGAGTCTAGGAGATGAACAGCGAAAGCTTGAAAGAAATGCTGAATCTGTAACTAATGAAATGTTTTCCGAGTGTCAG GAACTACTCCAAATGTTTGGTCTGCCATATATCATTGCACCTATGGAGGCAGAAGCACAGTGTGCTTATATGGAGCTTATAGGTCTTGTTGATGGTGTTGTAACTGACGATTCTGATGCTTTCTTGTTTGGAGCTAGAAATGTGTACAAGAATATATTTGATGACCGCAAGTATGTAGAGACATACTTCATGAAG GACATAGAGGCTGAATTGGGATTGACGAGGGAAAAACTGGTTCGCATGGCGTTACTTCTTGGAAGTGATTATACTGAAGGTGTCAG TGGCATTGGTATTGTTAATGCAATTGAAGTAGTACATGCATTCCCAGAAGAGGATGGTCTTCAGAATTTTAGGGAATGGTTTGATTCTCCAGACCCATCAATTGTGGAGAAGGTACATTCTGATAATGGAAAGGCTTCAAGGAAGAAATCATCAAAAGAAAGCAGCAGCAGCGATGACTTTAAAGCCAATGCAGATACCTTCGCAGTTGATGATAATGTTCTTCAAAGCCATCAGAATGAACTCCATGAAAGCAGTATCCCAAAGCTGAAGGAGATATTCATGGAAAAGCAT AGAAATGTGAGCAAGAACTGGCATATGCCACCATCCTTTCCAAGTGAACCAGTCATATCTGCTTACATGTCTCCACAAATTGACAAGTCATCAGAACCCTTCTCATGGGGGAAGCCTGATCTCTCTGAACTTCGCAA GTTGTGTTGGGAAAAGTTTGGGTGGGCTAACCAGAAGGCAGATGAATTGCTCCTTCCTGTTTTAAAGGAGTACAACAGACATGAG ACACAATTAAGGTTGGAGGCTTTTTATACGTTCAATGAGAGATTTGCAAAAATTCGTAGTCAGAGGATTCAAAAGGCAGTTAAGGGTTTGACTGGTAAAAGATCATCACATTTGATGGTTGATTCTGGAACCGTGGAGGATGACCGTGCCATGGCTTCTGAAGGAAATGGTGATTCTGGTGCAAAGGAAATTAAGGGCTTTAATAGGCAGTCTGTGAAGCAAGCAACTGGACGTGAAACTAAAAGTAAATCCGCACGTGCTGGGTTGGTGGGATCAGAAGCTTCTGCAGAGCGTGAAGATAAATATGTCGTTGGTTCCAGTGATTCTGTCGCAAACGAGTGGAAGGACTCCCACAGGCAAGCTTTGAAGCAGCCAAACATAAGTGGAACCAAAAGGAAGTCTGTAGAGGCTGGGCTGGTAGGATCAGAAACGTGCAGTGAGAGTGAAGAGTGTCAAAGTAACAAAATGAAATCCCCAAAACAACGAAGAGGAGTCAGGGGCAAGATGCAAAAGAAATATGCTGGTAATGCCAATGTTGATCGTTTTCAAGATGTTAAAGTTAGACAACTGTCCAACCCACGGCGA TCGGGGAGGTCTCGGAAGCCTGTGGTGTATTCGGTGGATGATGTAGATAGTGAAAGTCCTTCATCACAGGAAAAATACAACCATCTGGATGACACTAATCAAGAACCTTTCTCCGATGAGGACTTCGGGAAGAAGGATTCTGCTGAAGCTCGTCCGGATGACAACAGTCCCAGAGAGTACCTGTTCACAGGGGGTGGATTCTGCTTAGATGAAGACGATTCAAATGTGTCTGATCTAAACGAGATTTCTCACGAGAAGTTGCTAGATGGTGGTCCATCTATCATCTCCTCCGTGGATACCGAGCAAATTGAGGTAGAAAATTTACAGAAACAACAGGAACTTGGTGGAGATCCTGCTGCCTGCAAACCTGGAAGCAATGAAACAACAGAGCTTCATACTCTCCAATCTGATGTCAATCTGAGGGCTCTGCCATCCTTGAGAAGGCGAAGAAAACCAGCATAA
- the LOC116250952 gene encoding 60S ribosomal protein L39-like translates to MPTHKTFKIKKKLAKKMRQNRPIPHWIRLRTDNTIRYNAKRRHWRRTKLGF, encoded by the exons ATG CCGACACACAAGACGTtcaagatcaagaagaagttggcAAAGAAAATGAGGCAGAACAGGCCCATCCCTCACTGGATCAGGCTGAGGACAGACAACACCATCAG GTACAACGCCAAGCGCAGGCACTGGCGCAGGACGAAGCTAGGGTTTTGA